One genomic region from Candida albicans SC5314 chromosome 6, complete sequence encodes:
- the GPX1 gene encoding Gpx1p (Putative thiol peroxidase; rat catheter and Spider biofilm induced), with product MVKSNVESAWETMEDTFSEIQNKFHQIYKPIDTGKPDEDDETTKKESLDITDDSTLSVSPITQLLYLARSKFYDLTPLDNQKSPFPFKNLRGKVVLIVNVASRCGFSFQYNGLEQLNKRFANDDFVLLGVPCNQFLWQEPGTNDQIVTKCKKKYDVSFQILDKINVNGEQADPVYKFLKAQKEGLWGTNRVKWNFEKFLIDKNGRVVERYSTFTRPVAIIPKIEQLLES from the coding sequence ATGGTGAAAAGCAACGTCGAGCTGGCATGGGAAACCATGGAAGATACATTTCTGGAAATCCAAAACAAATTTCACCAAATTTACAAACCAATAGACACTGGCAAAcctgatgaagatgatgaaacTACTAAAAAAGAGAGTCTTGACATTACTGATGATTCGACACTCTCAGTATCACCAATAACCCAACTACTTTATCTTGCACGACTGAAGTTTTATGATTTAACTCCCTTAGATAACCAGAAATCACCATTCCCATTCAAAAATCTACGAGGTAAAGTGGTTTTAATTGTTAATGTTGCCTCCAGATGTGGGTTTTCTTTCCAATACAATGGTCtagaacaattgaataaacgATTTGCTAATGATGACTTTGTGTTATTGGGTGTTCCCTGTAATCAATTTCTATGGCAAGAACCAGGCACTAATGATCAAATAGTAACGAAAtgtaaaaagaaatatgaTGTATCATTCCAGATACTAGATAAAATCAATGTTAATGGTGAACAAGCAGATCCAGTTTATAAATTTCTAAAAGCACAAAAAGAAGGGTTATGGGGTACTAATAGAGTGAAATGgaattttgaaaagttcTTGATAGATAAAAATGGCAGAGTGGTGGAAAGGTATAGTACGTTTACTAGACCCGTGGCAATAATACCAAAGATTGAACAGTTGCTAGAAAGCTAG
- the ILV5 gene encoding ketol-acid reductoisomerase (Ketol-acid reductoisomerase; antigenic; regulated by Gcn4; GlcNAc, amino acid starvation (3-AT)-induced; macrophage-repressed protein; protein present in exponential and stationary phase; flow model and Spider biofilm repressed) — protein MSFRTTSMRMARLATAKATLSKRTFSLLANATTRYTAASSAAKAMTPITSIRGVKTINFGGTEEVVHERADWPKERLLDYFKNDTFALIGYGSQGYGQGLNLRDNGLNVIIGVRKGSSWEAAVEDGWVPGENLFEVDEAISRGTIIMDLLSDAAQSETWFHIKPQLTEGKTLYFSHGFSPVFKDLTHVEPPSNIDVILAAPKGSGRTVRSLFKEGRGINSSYAVWNDVTGKAEEKAIAMAIAIGSGYVYKTTFEREVNSDLYGERGCLMGGIHGMFLAQYEVLRENGHTPSEAFNETVEEATQSLYPLIGKYGMDYMYDACSTTARRGALDWYPRFKDALKPVFEELYESVKNGSETKRSLEFNSRSDYKERLEEELQTIRNMEIWRVGKEVRKLRPENQ, from the coding sequence ATGTCTTTCAGAACTACTTCCATGAGAATGGCTAGATTAGCCACTGCCAAAGCTACTTTGTCCAAGAGAACCTTCTCCTTATTGGCCAATGCTACCACCAGATACACTGCTGCTTCATCTGCTGCTAAAGCTATGACTCCAATCACCTCAATCCGTGGTGTTAAAACCATCAACTTTGGTGGTACCGAAGAAGTTGTCCACGAAAGAGCTGATTGGCCAAAGGAAAGATTATTAGACTATTTCAAAAACGACACCTTTGCTTTAATTGGTTACGGTTCCCAAGGTTACGGTCAAGGTTTAAACTTGAGAGATAACGGTTTAAACGTTATTATTGGTGTTAGAAAAGGTTCTTCTTGGGAAGCTGCCGTTGAAGATGGTTGGGTTCCAGGTGAAAACTTGTTTGAAGTTGACGAAGCTATTTCTAGAGGTACCATCATTATGGACTTGTTATCAGATGCTGCTCAATCTGAAACCTGGTTTCACATTAAACCACAATTGACTGAAGGTAAAACCTTGTACTTCTCCCACGGTTTCTCCCCAGTTTTCAAAGACTTGACTCACGTTGAACCACCATCAAACATTGATGTCATCTTGGCTGCTCCAAAAGGTTCTGGTAGAACTGTCAGATCTTTATTCAAAGAAGGTAGAGGTATCAACTCCTCATACGCTGTCTGGAACGATGTTACCGGTAAAGCTGAAGAAAAAGCTATTGCCATGGCCATTGCTATTGGTTCTGGTTATGTTTACAAGACCACTTTCGAAAGAGAAGTCAACTCCGATTTATATGGTGAACGTGGTTGTCTTATGGGTGGTATCCACGGTATGTTCTTGGCTCAATACGAAGTCTTGAGAGAAAACGGTCACACTCCATCTGAAGCTTTCAATGAAACCGTTGAAGAAGCTACTCAATCATTGTACCCATTGATTGGTAAATACGGTATGGACTACATGTACGATGCTTGTTCCACTACTGCCAGAAGAGGTGCTTTGGACTGGTACCCAAGATTCAAAGATGCTTTGAAACCAGTTTTCGAAGAATTGTACGAATCTGTTAAGAACGGTTCTGAAACCAAGAGATCTTTGGAATTCAACTCTAGATCTGATTACAAAGAAAgattagaagaagaattacaaaCTATCAGAAATATGGAAATCTGGAGAGTTGGTAAAGAAGTTAGAAAATTGCGTCCAGAAAACCAATAG